The Micromonospora sp. Llam0 genome includes a window with the following:
- a CDS encoding ATP-binding protein translates to MTEAALKALTHLQFSYTPTMNDVWRRAASHVDGLHTDALRSILDGLALAKKNPDTSPIGVAVQGQRGAGKTHLLSRVRELTQLDGGYFFLINLLDANAFWHSVAVSMVDGLHQPVDDDGTTQLQMFLHRLVDGLELSVVTRMAVTGRAPMTVDRLNEFVAALSWSNRRIGIGCRDTARALALLAGIDPRAQDVANSWLLASDEAEPGERLAWGIRPARRLPQEIVSDVSRLLALTGPSVIAVDQVDGLIAQVANRSHVSGPPSTGAAEDGWRAAVSIDQVASGLMELRELTQGTLTVLSLLPVSWALIKSHAVDTAQDRFRETAPLESIPDADLGRALVERRLAAHYAEVGFVPPYPSWPVRPEAFADAADFTPRQLLINVEKHIRACVRDGQVTEMTTLTTAAAEKPTAEATPTAQATPTAQATPTPTQTSSIRTPTPAAAGSSLGTLDQRYAELRAAAQVAGLLDPANEDTQVPQLLAAGLRAWTWESADTDFDQDTIPARRPALHARLRRTLDDTTGDEAHWAFRAIAAQHYNAELARLRNACVAAGLSHGVADRRLFILRNDEWPQTPAVRKAADDFVAAGGRTLPVTDDDLRSLVALRTLLAEEPDGLQAWLADRRPASRTVLLSAALVDVSREPAAPDRPGRESAAADGPGPYLRVGTEFDNGDPVRVELAALRKHVAIFAGSGSGKTVLIRRLVEECALLGVSAIVLDPNNDLARLGDPWPQPPTAWGDGDARAAADYLAATDVVVWTPGREGGRPLTFQPLPDFSGVRDDPDEFTQAVDSAVDALAPRAKVAATTAKAMRGQAVLRQALRHYGRHSDTATLAGLIALLRDLPDGVSELAGAAAIAADLAENLEAARINDPLFGGTGESADPGTLLTPAPGKRARVSVISFVGLPGEEKRQGFVNQLQLALFGWIKRNPAGDRPLGGLLVMDEAQTLAPSGPITPCTRSTLMLASQARKYGLGLVFATQAPKGLHSQIPGNAATQFFGLLNAPVHIEAAREMARFKGGDVPDISRLTSGQFYVAVEGQPFRKARTPLCLSHHPASPLTAEDVLARTQPKNVATGR, encoded by the coding sequence ATGACCGAAGCGGCGCTGAAGGCACTCACCCACCTGCAGTTCAGCTACACCCCGACGATGAACGACGTCTGGCGGCGGGCGGCGTCCCACGTCGACGGGCTGCACACCGACGCGCTCCGGAGCATCCTCGACGGCCTGGCACTGGCGAAGAAGAACCCGGACACCAGCCCCATCGGCGTCGCCGTGCAGGGCCAACGCGGCGCGGGCAAGACCCACCTGCTCAGCCGGGTCCGCGAGTTGACCCAGCTCGACGGCGGCTACTTCTTCCTGATCAACCTGCTCGACGCCAACGCCTTCTGGCACAGCGTCGCCGTGTCCATGGTCGACGGCCTGCACCAGCCGGTGGACGACGACGGCACCACCCAGCTGCAGATGTTCCTGCACCGGCTCGTCGATGGCCTCGAACTGTCCGTGGTGACCCGGATGGCGGTGACCGGCCGGGCCCCGATGACCGTGGACCGGCTCAACGAGTTCGTGGCCGCCCTGAGCTGGTCGAACCGCCGGATCGGGATCGGCTGCCGGGACACCGCCCGCGCGCTGGCCCTGCTCGCCGGCATCGACCCGCGAGCACAGGACGTCGCCAACTCGTGGCTGCTCGCCAGCGACGAGGCCGAGCCCGGTGAACGCCTCGCCTGGGGCATCCGGCCGGCCCGGCGGCTGCCGCAGGAGATCGTCTCCGACGTGTCGCGGCTGCTGGCGCTGACCGGCCCGTCGGTGATCGCGGTCGACCAGGTCGACGGCCTGATCGCGCAGGTCGCCAACCGCAGCCACGTCTCCGGGCCGCCCAGCACCGGGGCAGCGGAGGACGGCTGGCGGGCGGCCGTCTCGATCGACCAGGTCGCCAGTGGCCTGATGGAGCTGCGGGAACTGACCCAGGGGACGCTGACCGTACTGTCGCTGCTGCCCGTCTCCTGGGCGTTGATCAAGAGCCACGCGGTCGACACCGCCCAGGACCGGTTCCGGGAAACCGCCCCGCTCGAATCGATCCCCGACGCCGACCTCGGCCGGGCACTGGTCGAGCGCCGGCTCGCGGCGCACTACGCCGAGGTCGGCTTCGTGCCGCCGTACCCGAGCTGGCCGGTGCGGCCCGAAGCGTTCGCCGACGCCGCCGATTTCACCCCACGGCAGCTGCTGATCAACGTCGAGAAACACATCCGCGCGTGCGTCCGCGACGGCCAGGTCACCGAGATGACCACGCTCACCACGGCCGCCGCCGAGAAGCCGACCGCCGAGGCGACACCGACCGCCCAAGCGACACCGACCGCCCAAGCGACACCGACACCGACGCAGACGTCGTCAATCCGGACACCGACGCCGGCCGCTGCCGGCTCGTCGTTGGGCACCCTTGATCAGCGGTACGCCGAACTGCGCGCTGCGGCCCAGGTAGCCGGGCTGCTCGACCCGGCCAACGAGGACACCCAGGTGCCGCAGCTGCTCGCCGCCGGGCTGCGCGCGTGGACGTGGGAAAGCGCGGACACCGACTTCGACCAGGACACGATCCCGGCCCGCCGGCCAGCCCTGCACGCCAGGCTGCGCCGCACCCTCGACGACACGACCGGCGACGAGGCGCACTGGGCGTTCCGGGCCATCGCCGCGCAGCACTACAACGCCGAGCTGGCCCGGCTGCGCAACGCCTGCGTGGCCGCCGGGCTGTCCCACGGCGTCGCCGACCGGCGACTGTTCATCCTGCGCAACGACGAGTGGCCGCAAACTCCTGCCGTGCGCAAGGCGGCGGACGATTTCGTCGCCGCCGGCGGGCGGACACTGCCGGTCACTGACGACGACCTGCGCAGCCTGGTCGCGCTGCGGACACTGCTCGCCGAGGAACCGGACGGACTGCAGGCCTGGCTGGCCGACCGGCGTCCCGCCTCGCGTACCGTGTTGTTGTCGGCCGCGCTCGTCGACGTCTCCCGCGAACCGGCCGCACCCGACCGACCCGGTCGCGAGTCGGCCGCCGCCGACGGCCCCGGACCGTACCTGCGGGTCGGCACCGAGTTCGACAACGGCGATCCGGTACGGGTGGAGCTGGCAGCGCTGCGCAAACACGTCGCGATCTTCGCCGGCTCCGGATCCGGCAAGACCGTCCTGATCCGGCGACTGGTCGAGGAGTGCGCGCTGCTCGGCGTGTCCGCGATCGTGCTGGACCCCAACAACGACCTGGCCCGGCTCGGTGACCCGTGGCCGCAGCCGCCGACGGCATGGGGCGACGGCGACGCGCGGGCCGCCGCCGACTACCTCGCCGCGACCGACGTCGTGGTGTGGACGCCCGGACGGGAGGGCGGCCGGCCGTTGACGTTCCAGCCGCTGCCGGACTTCTCCGGCGTACGCGACGATCCGGACGAGTTCACCCAGGCGGTGGACAGCGCGGTCGACGCGTTGGCCCCACGCGCCAAGGTGGCCGCCACCACCGCGAAGGCGATGCGCGGCCAGGCCGTCCTGCGGCAGGCGTTACGCCACTACGGCCGGCACAGCGACACGGCCACCCTGGCCGGGCTGATCGCCCTGCTCCGCGATCTGCCCGACGGGGTGAGCGAGCTGGCCGGAGCGGCGGCGATCGCCGCCGACCTGGCCGAAAACCTGGAAGCGGCGCGGATCAACGACCCGCTGTTCGGCGGTACGGGCGAGTCGGCCGACCCGGGCACGCTGCTGACCCCGGCCCCGGGTAAACGCGCCCGCGTCTCGGTGATCAGCTTCGTCGGACTGCCGGGGGAGGAGAAGCGGCAGGGGTTCGTGAATCAGCTGCAACTGGCCCTCTTCGGTTGGATCAAGCGGAACCCGGCGGGGGACCGGCCGCTGGGCGGGCTGCTGGTGATGGACGAGGCGCAGACCCTCGCGCCCTCCGGGCCGATCACACCCTGCACCCGCAGTACGTTGATGCTCGCCTCCCAGGCCCGTAAGTACGGGCTCGGCCTGGTCTTCGCCACCCAGGCGCCGAAGGGCCTGCACAGTCAGATCCCCGGCAACGCGGCGACGCAGTTCTTCGGGCTGCTCAACGCGCCGGTACACATCGAGGCGGCCCGTGAGATGGCCCGCTTCAAGGGCGGCGACGTGCCGGACATCTCCCGGCTGACCAGCGGACAGTTCTACGTCGCGGTCGAGGGGCAGCCGTTCCGCAAGGCCCGTACGCCGCTCTGCCTCAGCCACCACCCGGCCAGCCCACTGACCGCCGAAGACGTCCTCGCCCGCACCCAGCCAAAGAATGTCGCCACCGGACGATAG
- a CDS encoding endonuclease domain-containing protein produces MGDWDRVVATSPDAPAVVVHRTAGSSSQQATVAAVLDEMETTAGQLFPAWLPGAEGITTSAGAAPIAVRRLAVAHAAATAQSGPFLADLAAAALTGSTAYTRRHQPEVRARGLARVIAASFGRPACALVLRPPDHLDEAATLALAQAAQWLVDHGRLTVWIDSDSPYGVESRPRATEPPRVAASPPARPRRQPRVSTRRTPSVAGKPHPTSRAEVTLEAALARRTWAAGRAWNHTVRPGPLVNPVRVDLLWKRERCVVEIDGDDHRTPAKFTEDRHRDVMLQLNGYAVLRFTNAQVLDDIDNVLVLLQQFLTNRRRTGKGL; encoded by the coding sequence ATGGGCGACTGGGACCGAGTGGTAGCGACGTCGCCGGACGCACCGGCCGTCGTCGTGCACCGTACCGCCGGGTCGTCGAGCCAGCAGGCGACCGTCGCCGCCGTCCTCGACGAGATGGAAACGACCGCCGGCCAGCTGTTCCCCGCCTGGCTGCCGGGAGCCGAAGGGATCACAACATCGGCCGGGGCCGCGCCGATCGCCGTACGCAGGCTCGCCGTCGCCCACGCCGCCGCCACCGCGCAGTCCGGCCCGTTCCTCGCCGACCTGGCGGCCGCCGCCCTGACCGGGTCGACCGCATACACCCGCCGGCACCAGCCCGAGGTGCGGGCGCGCGGGCTGGCCCGGGTCATCGCGGCCAGCTTCGGTCGACCGGCGTGCGCGCTGGTGCTGCGGCCGCCCGATCACCTCGACGAGGCGGCGACGTTGGCGCTGGCCCAGGCGGCGCAGTGGCTGGTCGACCACGGCCGGCTGACCGTGTGGATCGACAGCGATTCGCCGTACGGCGTCGAGAGCCGGCCGCGAGCGACGGAGCCGCCGCGCGTCGCAGCGTCACCGCCGGCCCGCCCGCGCCGTCAGCCGCGCGTCAGCACCCGACGGACGCCGAGCGTCGCCGGCAAGCCGCACCCGACCAGTCGCGCCGAAGTGACGCTCGAAGCCGCCCTGGCCCGGCGGACCTGGGCGGCCGGCCGCGCCTGGAACCACACCGTCCGGCCCGGTCCGCTGGTCAACCCCGTCCGGGTCGACCTGCTGTGGAAACGGGAACGGTGCGTCGTCGAGATCGACGGAGACGACCACCGTACGCCGGCCAAGTTCACCGAGGACCGGCACCGCGACGTGATGCTCCAGCTCAACGGGTACGCCGTACTCCGCTTCACCAACGCGCAGGTGCTCGACGACATCGACAACGTGCTCGTACTCCTGCAGCAGTTCCTCACCAACCGTCGACGCACCGGGAAAGGCCTTTGA